In the genome of Ptychodera flava strain L36383 chromosome 13, AS_Pfla_20210202, whole genome shotgun sequence, one region contains:
- the LOC139147483 gene encoding uncharacterized protein: MATRTMTTTSTATIWILVAISLCNNAAIGQGDELVVDPLLYREINMFTGICWQTIKAEAGIVYTRHVEFGIDLMVNLNCKVTLTAPYDGQKIILNFITFDVPESDECETDRILIYDGENIQADLITPATGACGESYPETVTSRGNSLTVQFVTNHNDTQEFLDASGIVAYFTAFLPKNETTAELEEILPDDWKKPFCCHGDRSMCFPSKYTCDGFQNCNDNSDETLKECVSGGNVLDILSDLTGLSQGVILGLFILLLLLLLLILSVIIYVCCCRETKKVKKRIVRKRKYVLKSDYEYDDYRSPYAAAPYDLYYNTEYIKSKGDFLKRDNGDYDDEEDSKSKATFVRTDEDTDIGPSRRGNVGSESTLLSTTQMILAVPATTNRVSTPTQRSVTSAPGRRVSDVEHNVAVYGLRPGTGERGRRRSRSLTPQGVRRMVRSESGSLMKHVDAREGKQQRRLRADSPIILPRVRAPPMLNSMQRRASFSNSDTLPPRSRALRGDSFSSERGKRKFKKTSDRGSTLSVDQILRRNQEKMANTTVATITGSATGQATYTRGNSKDTVLTAASSLSSVNTGLTTQPQTESENRLWWTTIPAPSMSRFHSDGHLEEIDETLAARRRTKRAETLISASALRRWASDIDFQGEVTKGRNLDSLNVAHRWLGSRAFGKMDLGVPVSNVEIVKLDDNNKTEVLQVSDV; encoded by the exons TTAATATGTTCACCGGCATATGTTGGCAGACGATCAAGGCAGAGGCGGGAATAGTTTACACACGCCACGTTGAATTCGGCATCGACTTAATGGTGAACCTCAACTGCAAAGTTACTCTGACAGCTCCGTACGACgggcaaaaaatcattttgaacTTCATCACTTTCGACGTTCCGGAGTCGGATGAATGCGAGACCGACAGAATTCTCATCTACGATGGCGAAAATATCCAGGCCGATTTGATAACACCAGCGACCGGCGCGTGCGGAGAGAGCTACCCGGAGACGGTCACTTCGAGGGGCAACTCGCTGACTGTTCAGTTTGTGACGAATCACAACGACACACAGGAATTCCTTGACGCGAGTGGTATTGTCGCCTATTTCACCGCGTTCTTGCCAAAGAATGAAACTACAG CCGAATTGGAAGAGATATTGCCCGATGATTGGAAGAAACCGTTCTGTTGTCATGGCGATCGCAGTATGTGTTTTCCGTCGAAATACACATGTGATGGATTCCAGAACTGCAATGATAACAGTGACGAAACACTCAAAGAATGCGTTTCAG GAGGAAATGTGCTGGACATTCTGTCCGATTTGACGGGACTCAGCCAGGGTGTGATCCTTGGACTATTCATACTCCTCCTGCTACTTCTTCTGCTCATCTTATCGGTCATCATCTACGTCTGCTGCTGTCGAGAGACTAAGAAAGTCAAGAAAAGGATTGTGCGCAAGAGGAAATACGTCCTGAAAAGCGACTACGAGTACGACGACTACCGGTCCCCGTACGCCGCCGCTCCGTACGACCTGTACTACAACACGGAATACATCAAGAGCAAAGGCGACTTCTTAAAGCGAGATAATGGTGATTACGACGATGAGGAGGACAGCAAATCGAAGGCGACATTTGTCAGAACCGATGAAGATACGGACATCGGACCGTCGCGAAGGGGGAACGTGGGCAGTGAAAGCACGCTACTGAGTACGACCCAGATGATTTTGGCCGTTCCCGCCACGACGAACCGGGTCAGCACCCCTACACAGAGGAGTGTCACTTCGGCACCGGGGAGAAGAGTCAGTGATGTCGAACACAACGTAGCTGTGTACGGACTGAGGCCTGGCACCGGTGAGCGTGGAAGGCGGCGTTCAAGAAGCTTGACGCCCCAAGGGGTTCGCAGAATGGTCCGATCGGAAAGCGGTTCGCTGATGAAGCACGTCGATGCCAGAGAAGGCAAACAACAGCGCAGGTTACGGGCCGATAGCCCGATTATCCTTCCTCGTGTTCGAGCACCGCCCATGTTGAACTCTATGCAGAGACGGGCCAGCTTCAGCAACAGTGACACACTGCCGCCACGGAGTAGAGCATTACGTGGGGATAGTTTTAGCAGCGAAAGGGGGAAGAGAAAATTCAAGAAAACCTCCGATAGAGGTAGTACTCTCAGTGTTGATCAGATACTCAGACGAAATCAGGAGAAAATGGctaacacaactgtagcgacaATTACAGGCTCTGCAACCGGTCAAGCTACCTATACGCGGGGAAATTCGAAAGATACAGTTCTCACGGCAGCGTCGTCATTGTCGTCTGTAAATACCGGTCTCACGACCCAACCGCAGACAGAGAGTGAAAATCGCTTGTGGTGGACCACCATACCGGCGCCGTCTATGTCACGTTTCCACTCGGATGGCCACCTGGAAGAAATCGACGAGACGCTAGCGGCCCGTCGCAGAACGAAACGCGCAGAAACGCTTATCTCGGCCTCCGCTTTGAGACGGTGGGCGTCGGACATCGACTTTCAGGGCGAAGTGACCAAGGGGAGAAATCTTGACTCTTTGAACGTTGCGCACCGATGGCTAGGCAGCAGAGCCTTCGGTAAGATGGACCTGGGCGTTCCAGTTTCAAATGTTGAAATAGTTAAACTGGACGATAACAATAAAACAGAAGTGCTTCAGGTGTCAGATGtttaa
- the LOC139147486 gene encoding acyl-coenzyme A diphosphatase FITM2-like → MHFLRAFKESMDYVIIVAIGCAIHDLTDPPETYFSDKNNFLNQYFVKLSWGWTCGVALVFLLPASYIVRNGDGWKIAKDSLRLVVGTLEWYCWVGLFFWIEDATGQCSGGEQYSTKKSCVRSGHQWDGYDISGHTFLLIHCALLVWEELSYYMKLETRSKSKSQIKKKPYLHLFVRFTVLLMTLLALLWEFMLVWTQVYFHTTSHKAIALAVALGNWYITYRVLYGKLFPDMHTRITGKEGKPVL, encoded by the coding sequence ATGCATTTTCTTAGAGCCTTTAAGGAAAGTATGGATTACGTAATCATTGTCGCCATCGGTTGTGCCATCCATGACCTCACCGACCCTCCAGAGACTTATTTCTCTGACAAGAACAATTTCCTTAATCAGTATTTCGTCAAACTTTCGTGGGGTTGGACCTGTGGAGTCGCCCTTGTGTTCCTCCTACCTGCCAGCTACATAGTGCGAAATGGGGACGGTTGGAAAATAGCGAAGGACTCCCTGCGTCTGGTAGTCGGAACTTTGGAATGGTACTGCTGGGTGGGACTGTTCTTCTGGATCGAAGACGCGACCGGTCAGTGTTCGGGCGGCGAGCAATATTCCACCAAGAAGTCGTGCGTGCGAAGTGGTCACCAGTGGGATGGGTACGACATCTCGGGACACACATTTCTGCTGATACATTGTGCCCTGCTCGTCTGGGAAGAGCTGAGCTACTACATGAAGCTAGAAACACGGTCAAAGTCAAAGTCTCAGATCAAGAAGAAACCATACCTGCACCTGTTCGTCAGGTTCACGGTCCTGCTGATGACCTTACTGGCTCTCCTGTGGGAGTTCATGCTTGTCTGGACTCAAGTGTACTTCCACACCACCTCACACAAGGCAATAGCCCTGGCAGTCGCCTTAGGAAACTGGTACATAACCTACAGGGTTCTCTATGGAAAGTTGTTTCCTGATATGCATACTAGGATAACTGGCAAGGAGGGCAAGCCAGTATTATGA